Proteins found in one Xenopus laevis strain J_2021 chromosome 1L, Xenopus_laevis_v10.1, whole genome shotgun sequence genomic segment:
- the LOC108704872 gene encoding rhotekin-like, protein MEDKLWILEDLNMMYIRQIALSLQDTDIQRRIDHEVRMREGAVKLLEVSTQREQALEAAKSLLVCNSRIMTYMSDLQHRKEEQVLQHNARRYVPPTVNDKDIRSIQCLVLTLTKVLSLYIPITCPGTNPIAFSVDPMSCTGTNSSTLSLDTMSSPGTNLRAFPTCSSGINSRVFSLELHRCAVFCALQLRGEVCDTELVFVDRTSTDICFENPIVFSDVDPGFDLHLQLYSCSVDEDFSLSGTPRRLSTKLNSSLGRSSGRRVRAALDGTQGSPFSNGGGGPVLLPTPSVQGPKFQLLAHTRLTLADVQDGFRTHDLTISGTDESSGWLPLYGSVCCRLTAQPDCMNQEMMSGFLQIQAREQHSWERVFCALRGCRLLCFRQRNKVDSAAEPELTISVNKETRIRASDRDGPSQVHSLSITNRYGCEEVTHTLRADSREDLRLWMEAFWQHFFDMSQWKQCCDDLMKIETPIPKRTPLALTKQRSLYHEMAIEGLGPIPDLLSQRMKEFELQRGLDPPPWTSLFPSPSCALPSSSSSSDCDSPPSRPPRTRPRTHSLDAKLTSLKGRPLRSCEEQKTPVRSSEAPTAVSPGPRGSNSSGSSTPESEWGAQSRKSARNLKSRLDPRNWLQSQV, encoded by the exons GACACAGACATACAGAGGAGAATAGACCATGAGGTTCGTATGAGGGAGGGGGCAGTGAAGCTGCTGGAGGTCTCGACTCAGAGGGAACAGGCTCTAGAGGCAGCAAAGAGTCTCCTGGTCTGTAACAGCCGAATAATGACTTATATGTCTGACCTCCAGCACCGCAAGGAGGAGCAGGTTCTGCAGCACAATGCCCGCAggtatgtaccccctactgtaaatgataaggatattagaagt ATCCAATGTCTTGTTCTGACACTAACCAAAGTGCTTTCTCTCTACATCCCAATAACTTGCCCTGGTACTAACCCAATAGCTTTCTCTGTAGATCCAATGTCTTGTACTGGCACTAACTCAAGCACTTTGTCTCTAGATACAATGTCTAGTCCTGGCACTAACCTTAGAGCATTCCCAACATGTAGTagtggcattaactcaagagtaTTCTCTCTAGAGTTGCATCGCTGTGCCGTGTTCTGTGCGCTCCAGCTTCGTGGGGAGGTCTGTGACACAGAACTGGTCTTTGTGGATCGAACTTCCACAGACATCTGCTTTGAGAACCCCATTGTATT CTCTGATGTGGATCCTGGGTTTGACCTTCACCTTCAGTTATACAGCTGCTCTGTGGATGAGGATTTCTCTCTCTCAGGGACCCCCAGAAGGTTGTCCACTAAACTGAATAGTTCCCTTGGACGGTCATCTGGGCGCAGGGTCCGAGCTGCTTTGGATGGGACTCAAGGGAGCCCCTTTAGCAATGGAGGAGGGGGACCAGTCTTACTTCCAACACCTAGTGTGCA aGGTCCCAAATTTCAGCTCTTGGCTCACACTCGCCTGACGCTTGCCGACGTACAAGATGGGTTCCGCACCCATGATCTGACCATTAGTGGGACAG ACGAGAGCTCTGGTTGGCTGCCTTTATACGGGAGCGTTTGTTGTCGTCTCACTGCCCAGCCCGACTGCATGAACCAGGAGATGATGTCTGGCTTCCTACAGATACAG GCCCGGGAGCAGCACAGTTGGGAGCGGGTGTTTTGTGCTCTGCGTGGGTGCCGTCTGCTCTGTTTCCGTCAGCGTAATAAAGTGGATTCAGCAGCAGAACCAGAACTCACAATATCTGTTAATAAG GAGACAAGGATCCGGGCTTCAGACCGTGATGGGCCAAGCCAGGTTCATAGTCTGTCCATCACTAACCGCTATGGCTGCGAGGAGGTGACCCACACACTCAGGGCTGACAGCCGGGAGGACCTGCGGCTATGGATGGAGGCTTTTTGGCAGCACTTCTTTGACATGA GTCAGTGGAAACAGTGCTGTGACGACCTGATGAAGATTGAAACTCCCATCCCCAAGCGCACCCCACTTGCACTCACAAAGCAGCGCTCTCTCTACCATGAGATGG CTATTGAAGGCCTTGGTCCAATCCCTGATCTTCTGTCCCAAAGAATGAAAGAGTTTGAGCTGCAGAGGGGCCTGGACCCCCCACCCTGGACGTCCCTGTTCCCCAGCCCAAGTTGTGCCCTTCCCTCCAGCTCCTCATCCTCAGATTGTGACAGCCCCCCAAGCAGACCCCCCAGGACTCGCCCCCGGACACACTCTCTGGATGCCAAACTGACTTCTCTGAAGGGCCGGCCATTGAGGAGCTGTGAGGAGCAGAAGACCCCAGTCAGGAGTTCAGAGGCCCCCACAGCAGTCAGTCCAGGGCCACGGGGCTCTaacagcagtggcagcagcaccccaGAATCTGAGTGGGGGGCCCAGAGCCGCAAGAGTGCCAGGAATCTAAAAAGCAGGCTGGACCCTCGCAACTGGCTACAGAGTCAAGTGTAA